In Halapricum desulfuricans, a single window of DNA contains:
- the pyrI gene encoding aspartate carbamoyltransferase regulatory subunit, giving the protein MSDNQKLRVSKIHNGTVIDHIAGGQALNVLAILGIDGTDGEPLSIVMNVPSDRLGTKDIVKIEGRELSEAEVDVLSLIAPAATINIIRDYDVVEKHRVSRPETVVGVLECPNQHCITTENEPIESRFEVLDEGVRCVYCDTIIREDLAAHILAG; this is encoded by the coding sequence ATGAGCGACAACCAGAAACTCCGCGTCAGCAAGATCCACAACGGGACCGTCATCGACCACATCGCCGGTGGACAGGCGCTGAACGTCCTCGCGATCCTCGGCATCGACGGGACCGACGGCGAACCGCTCAGCATCGTCATGAACGTGCCCAGCGACCGCCTGGGGACCAAAGACATCGTCAAGATTGAGGGCCGTGAGCTCAGCGAGGCGGAAGTCGATGTCCTCTCGCTGATCGCGCCCGCCGCGACGATCAACATCATCCGCGACTACGATGTCGTCGAGAAACACCGCGTGAGCCGCCCGGAGACGGTCGTCGGTGTGCTCGAATGTCCCAACCAGCACTGCATCACCACCGAAAACGAACCGATCGAGTCCCGATTCGAGGTCCTCGACGAGGGCGTACGATGTGTCTACTGCGATACGATCATCCGCGAGGACCTGGCGGCACACATCCTCGCCGGGTGA
- the pyrB gene encoding aspartate carbamoyltransferase, protein MRHEHIISAKQLSRADIEEVLDHAAEIAADPEAYADRHAGKLLGLLFFEPSTRTKMSFTAAIKRLGGDIVDMGPVEYSSVKKGESLADTVRVVEGYADALVMRHPSEGSAQMASEFVDVPLLNGGDGAGQHPTQTLLDLYTIRENAGLDDLTIGIMGDLKYGRTVHSLAHALTNFDVHQHFISPESLQLPRSVRYDLHEEGATIREHTALEEVLSSLDVLYVTRIQEERFPDENEYREVAGEYQIDAGTLEAASDDLTVMHPLPRVDEIDHDVDDTEYATFFEQAHNGVPVRMALLDLLLEGQ, encoded by the coding sequence ATGCGTCACGAGCACATCATCAGCGCGAAACAGCTCTCCAGAGCGGACATCGAGGAGGTGCTGGACCACGCTGCCGAGATCGCGGCCGATCCGGAGGCCTATGCGGATCGCCACGCCGGGAAGCTGCTCGGCCTGCTCTTTTTCGAACCGAGCACGCGGACGAAGATGAGTTTCACTGCGGCGATCAAGCGACTCGGCGGCGATATCGTCGACATGGGGCCGGTGGAGTATTCCAGCGTCAAGAAAGGCGAGAGCCTCGCCGACACGGTGCGGGTCGTCGAGGGGTATGCCGACGCACTGGTCATGCGCCATCCCAGCGAGGGATCGGCACAGATGGCTTCGGAGTTCGTCGACGTCCCGCTGCTCAACGGCGGCGACGGGGCCGGCCAGCACCCGACGCAGACCCTGCTGGACCTGTACACGATCCGGGAGAACGCGGGGCTGGACGATCTGACGATCGGGATCATGGGGGATCTGAAGTACGGCCGGACGGTCCACTCGCTCGCGCATGCGCTGACGAACTTCGACGTCCACCAGCACTTCATCAGTCCCGAGAGCCTGCAGCTCCCGCGATCGGTCCGGTACGACCTCCACGAGGAAGGTGCCACCATCCGGGAACACACCGCCCTTGAGGAGGTCCTGTCGTCGCTCGACGTGCTGTACGTCACGCGAATCCAGGAGGAACGGTTCCCGGACGAAAACGAGTACCGCGAGGTCGCCGGCGAGTACCAGATCGACGCCGGGACACTCGAGGCCGCGAGCGACGACCTGACCGTCATGCACCCGCTCCCGCGGGTCGACGAGATCGACCACGACGTCGACGACACCGAGTACGCGACCTTCTTCGAGCAGGCACACAACGGTGTCCCGGTCCGGATGGCGTTACTCGATCTCCTGCTGGAGGGACAATAA
- a CDS encoding CBS domain-containing protein translates to MDIADIATSEYVAVDADERLGKVRSIFERDNPKGIIVTNDGDYEGVITQKQLVQSHVEDQTKASAMTQHAPKIERTADVRETARVLVEGGIKVAPVFEAGSLWGVVTDDAILEAVLENLDALTVEQIYTDSVTSIDEDAQVGQAINKLRENGISRLPVIDEDGRLSGMVTRHDIVDVVVRDMDKSTVGERAGDVDRMLDLPIYDVMNSPVETTTLEASVKDAVETMFEYDYAGLVVTPEEDESLVAGIITKTDVLRALTFTEQNHMDVQITNINLLDTISREDIRIGIEDVADKYQDMQVHHAHVRFHEHKEKLRGTPLIQCQIRLRTNKGQLAGSGEGYGAQTAFNVALDKLQRNVLEQKGIESDEEYRGQVLRKLGEL, encoded by the coding sequence ATGGATATTGCTGATATTGCTACCAGCGAATACGTCGCAGTCGACGCCGACGAACGCCTCGGAAAAGTCCGTTCGATCTTCGAGCGGGACAATCCCAAGGGGATCATCGTTACTAACGACGGCGACTACGAGGGCGTTATCACCCAGAAACAGCTGGTACAGTCGCACGTCGAGGACCAGACCAAAGCGAGCGCGATGACCCAGCACGCCCCGAAGATCGAGCGGACGGCCGACGTCCGCGAGACCGCCCGCGTCCTCGTCGAGGGCGGGATCAAGGTCGCGCCGGTGTTCGAGGCCGGAAGTCTGTGGGGCGTCGTGACCGACGACGCGATCCTCGAGGCCGTCCTTGAGAACCTCGACGCGCTGACCGTCGAGCAGATCTACACCGACAGCGTCACCTCGATTGACGAAGACGCGCAGGTCGGACAGGCGATCAACAAGCTCCGGGAGAACGGCATCTCCCGGCTGCCGGTCATCGACGAGGACGGCCGCCTCTCCGGGATGGTCACCCGCCACGACATCGTCGACGTCGTCGTCCGGGACATGGACAAATCGACGGTCGGCGAGCGTGCGGGCGACGTCGACCGCATGCTTGATCTCCCGATCTACGACGTGATGAACAGTCCCGTCGAGACGACGACGCTTGAGGCATCCGTCAAAGACGCCGTCGAGACGATGTTCGAGTACGACTACGCGGGACTTGTCGTCACGCCCGAGGAGGACGAGTCGCTGGTGGCTGGCATCATCACCAAAACTGACGTCCTCCGTGCGCTGACGTTCACCGAACAGAACCACATGGACGTCCAAATCACTAACATCAACCTCCTCGATACGATCTCCCGCGAGGACATCCGGATCGGCATCGAGGACGTCGCCGACAAGTACCAGGACATGCAGGTCCATCACGCGCACGTCAGGTTCCACGAACACAAGGAGAAACTCCGCGGGACGCCGCTGATCCAGTGTCAGATCCGGCTCCGGACCAACAAGGGACAGCTGGCCGGGTCCGGTGAGGGGTACGGCGCACAGACCGCCTTCAACGTCGCCCTCGATAAGCTCCAGCGGAACGTCCTCGAACAGAAGGGCATCGAGAGCGACGAGGAGTACCGCGGACAGGTCCTCCGGAAACTGGGCGAGTTGTAA
- a CDS encoding preprotein translocase subunit Sec61beta: MSSSDSGGLMSSAGLVRYFDAEDRNAITMDPRSVVAFGAMFGVLVLVLNAL; the protein is encoded by the coding sequence ATGAGCTCCAGCGACAGCGGCGGACTGATGTCCAGTGCCGGCCTCGTCCGGTACTTCGACGCCGAGGACCGAAACGCGATCACGATGGACCCCCGTTCGGTGGTCGCGTTCGGCGCGATGTTCGGCGTGCTTGTGCTCGTTCTGAACGCCCTGTGA
- a CDS encoding DUF402 domain-containing protein: MSDTTRLKVRGIYTTALTRLFATSDGFEVVQPSPPIDDRFDRAFDLAPAAATLFTSDDRQGVGVVGPAAPDVRERLAAVGVDTLTWRDPAARGSVWDATITETNSGGAIVDLDERSAFLPFSNVDDRVETGNTVRVQVTEPRPPWDDGRPVVDSTVRVQRPLVTLVRDGADGGHGGPELADLLPTEPPGGWRATWSHAADDAGLDALGDALETAVERAEELDDALDETEMGGTPRTVCEGQPTAWAWFGRESRFELDDLRASVTTTMPGHHRIKAGDERASAAVDFAEAVGASDGGFPFEAVSRQFGPTEGDTVAIDHGKPAGHCIRLGRGEVTEYDPSGTVWVEREMSPGGTYDGLGIERRAGDVARTKFTEGKWWYPTIYESEDGETRGTYVNVCTPVEIFPGSVRYVDLHVDVLKHADGTVERVDDDELDAAVEAGDVSEQLAAKTRSIASAVENALS; encoded by the coding sequence ATGAGTGACACGACTCGCCTGAAGGTCCGGGGGATCTACACCACTGCACTGACTCGCCTGTTCGCGACGAGCGACGGGTTCGAGGTCGTCCAGCCCTCGCCGCCCATCGACGATCGGTTCGATCGGGCGTTCGATCTCGCGCCGGCGGCAGCGACGCTGTTCACGAGCGACGACCGACAGGGCGTCGGCGTCGTCGGGCCGGCCGCTCCCGACGTGCGTGAGCGACTGGCGGCGGTCGGCGTTGATACGCTCACGTGGCGCGACCCGGCGGCCCGCGGTTCGGTCTGGGACGCGACGATCACCGAGACGAACAGCGGCGGGGCGATCGTCGACCTCGACGAGCGGTCGGCCTTTCTGCCGTTCTCGAACGTCGACGACCGCGTCGAGACGGGCAACACCGTCCGAGTGCAGGTGACAGAACCCCGGCCCCCCTGGGACGACGGCCGGCCGGTCGTTGACTCGACCGTGCGCGTCCAGCGCCCGCTGGTCACGCTCGTCCGAGACGGCGCGGACGGCGGGCACGGCGGTCCGGAGCTCGCGGATCTGCTCCCGACCGAGCCACCGGGCGGTTGGCGCGCGACGTGGAGTCACGCGGCCGACGACGCCGGACTCGACGCGCTCGGCGACGCGCTGGAAACCGCCGTCGAACGCGCCGAGGAACTCGACGACGCCCTCGATGAAACTGAAATGGGGGGGACACCCCGGACCGTCTGTGAGGGACAACCGACAGCCTGGGCGTGGTTCGGGCGCGAGTCGCGCTTCGAACTGGATGATCTCCGAGCGTCGGTGACGACGACGATGCCCGGCCACCACCGGATCAAGGCCGGCGACGAGCGCGCGAGCGCCGCCGTCGACTTCGCCGAGGCCGTCGGTGCCAGCGACGGCGGGTTCCCCTTCGAGGCCGTCTCTCGGCAGTTCGGCCCCACAGAGGGGGACACGGTCGCCATCGACCACGGCAAGCCCGCGGGTCACTGTATCCGGCTGGGCCGGGGTGAGGTGACAGAGTACGACCCCTCGGGGACGGTGTGGGTCGAACGCGAGATGTCCCCCGGCGGGACCTACGACGGACTCGGGATCGAGCGACGGGCCGGCGACGTCGCCCGGACGAAGTTCACCGAGGGCAAGTGGTGGTATCCGACGATCTACGAGAGTGAGGACGGCGAGACGCGCGGCACCTACGTCAACGTCTGCACGCCGGTCGAGATCTTCCCCGGGAGCGTCAGGTACGTCGATCTGCACGTCGACGTCCTCAAACACGCCGACGGCACGGTCGAACGGGTCGACGACGACGAACTCGACGCGGCCGTCGAAGCGGGCGACGTCTCCGAGCAACTGGCGGCGAAGACGCGCTCGATCGCCAGTGCCGTCGAGAACGCGCTATCGTGA
- a CDS encoding TIGR00266 family protein: protein MEYDIEHRPSYALLTAELNQGEQLQAEAGAMVSHTDGIEIETSASGGVLDSIKRKAFGGESFFMNTFTAGRPGHVTLAPPLPGDMVHYRLDHESLYVQSGSFVAAHPDVDIDTEFGGGKTFFGGEGLFLLELDGSGPAFLSSYGAIESRELDPDESYTVDTGHIVAFEGSTDFSVRKVGGLKSTLFSGEGLVCEFSGPGTVWLQTRSPDAFLSWLVPNLPSGDGGGRDGGFSIDF, encoded by the coding sequence ATGGAGTACGATATCGAACATCGACCGTCCTACGCGCTCCTGACGGCCGAATTGAACCAGGGAGAACAGCTGCAGGCCGAGGCCGGAGCGATGGTCAGCCACACCGACGGCATCGAGATCGAGACCAGCGCGAGCGGCGGAGTCCTGGACTCGATCAAGCGAAAGGCGTTCGGCGGCGAATCGTTCTTCATGAACACCTTCACCGCCGGCCGACCGGGCCACGTGACGCTCGCGCCGCCCTTGCCGGGTGACATGGTCCACTACCGGCTGGATCACGAGTCGCTGTACGTGCAGTCGGGGTCGTTCGTCGCCGCCCACCCCGACGTCGACATCGATACCGAGTTCGGCGGCGGCAAGACCTTCTTCGGCGGGGAAGGGCTGTTCCTGCTCGAACTGGACGGGTCCGGTCCGGCGTTTCTCTCCAGTTACGGCGCGATCGAGTCACGCGAACTCGATCCCGACGAGTCCTACACCGTCGATACGGGCCACATCGTCGCGTTCGAGGGGTCCACGGACTTCTCGGTCCGGAAGGTCGGCGGGCTGAAGTCGACGCTGTTCAGCGGCGAGGGACTCGTCTGTGAGTTTTCCGGCCCGGGGACCGTCTGGTTGCAGACCCGCAGTCCGGACGCGTTCCTCTCGTGGCTCGTCCCGAACCTGCCGAGCGGCGACGGCGGGGGTCGTGACGGCGGATTCAGTATCGACTTCTAG
- a CDS encoding universal stress protein → MRAVYATDLSSAIDTAIDSRVCLKCLGRYGIKEIDLITVTSPNVTTGMPGSDIGSRTKKGLERQKTQLESEGFTVNTHVVRGTPHRRINGLAEQVHADLIIAGSRGQSPLKQRFIGGTVKNLARTTVSPLLVQRIVRRDGSPAVANKHLFQRMLYATDFSENAERAFEQFKRTRTATHEATLLHVAPPERRAGDEKIEDAEERLESMAESLDEKGIETTTMIREGEAVEEILAAENEIDPTTILLGGRGRSRLRRLLLGSTSEDVTARADSNVLLVPPAR, encoded by the coding sequence ATGCGCGCAGTATACGCGACGGACCTGTCATCGGCGATCGACACGGCGATCGACTCGCGGGTGTGTCTGAAGTGTCTCGGCCGATACGGGATCAAGGAGATCGACCTCATCACGGTGACCAGCCCCAACGTCACGACGGGGATGCCCGGCAGCGACATCGGGAGTCGAACGAAGAAAGGCCTCGAGCGCCAGAAGACACAGCTCGAATCGGAGGGGTTCACAGTCAACACCCACGTCGTCCGTGGGACGCCACATCGGCGGATCAACGGACTCGCGGAGCAGGTGCACGCCGATCTCATCATCGCGGGTTCCCGGGGTCAGAGCCCGCTCAAGCAACGATTCATCGGGGGCACGGTCAAAAACCTCGCCCGGACGACGGTCAGCCCGCTGCTGGTGCAGCGGATCGTCAGGCGCGACGGATCGCCGGCGGTCGCGAACAAGCACCTCTTCCAGCGGATGCTGTATGCAACCGACTTCTCGGAGAACGCCGAACGAGCCTTCGAACAGTTCAAGCGGACGAGAACGGCGACCCACGAGGCGACGCTGTTGCACGTCGCCCCGCCGGAGCGCCGTGCCGGCGACGAGAAGATCGAAGACGCCGAGGAGCGCCTCGAATCGATGGCCGAGTCCCTGGATGAGAAGGGGATCGAGACGACGACGATGATCCGCGAAGGGGAAGCCGTCGAGGAGATCCTGGCCGCCGAAAACGAGATCGATCCGACGACGATCCTCCTCGGCGGCCGGGGACGCAGCCGCCTCCGTCGACTCCTGCTGGGGAGCACCTCCGAAGACGTCACGGCCAGGGCGGACAGCAACGTCCTGCTCGTCCCGCCGGCGCGCTAG
- a CDS encoding YeeE/YedE family protein, with product MSDRSPAFYGVVLLGGLIFGFGLGLSQMARPEVVLDFLQFEDFGLLFVMGGGAVVTAVSFAVVPRLFDRAPLTGDTFTRRLKSFDRNVVIGGSVFGVGWGLSGICPGAAYASVGIGNYPILVAIGGMFIGAYAQGYWRSYRQRTDATVSPAD from the coding sequence ATGAGCGACCGTTCGCCGGCGTTTTACGGCGTCGTCCTCCTCGGCGGGCTGATCTTCGGCTTCGGGCTCGGGCTGAGTCAGATGGCCCGCCCGGAGGTCGTGCTCGATTTCCTGCAGTTCGAGGACTTCGGCCTGCTGTTCGTGATGGGCGGCGGCGCGGTCGTCACGGCGGTCTCCTTCGCCGTCGTCCCGCGGCTGTTCGATCGAGCGCCTCTCACGGGTGATACCTTCACCAGGCGGCTCAAGTCCTTCGACCGTAACGTCGTCATCGGCGGGTCGGTCTTCGGCGTCGGCTGGGGCCTCTCGGGGATCTGCCCCGGCGCCGCCTACGCGAGCGTCGGGATCGGTAACTACCCCATCCTGGTCGCGATCGGCGGGATGTTCATCGGTGCCTACGCCCAGGGCTACTGGCGCTCCTACCGCCAGCGGACCGACGCGACCGTCTCGCCCGCCGACTGA
- a CDS encoding YeeE/YedE family protein: MTIEPLQITVETLFPNGIAHYAAGGLLIGLGVTVIYAATGIIAGASTFLESTWSYVSSVSRFNTPKYLTSRDWRVVFTVGIVAGAAAYALTLGAGGWTTDVQLWRLFVGGVLVGVGTRVGKGCTSGHGVCGVGSGSNTSFVNVATFLAFAIGTAQLVAALGVSP; the protein is encoded by the coding sequence ATGACGATTGAACCACTCCAGATCACGGTCGAAACGCTGTTTCCCAACGGTATCGCACACTACGCCGCCGGCGGGCTGTTGATCGGGCTCGGCGTCACAGTGATCTACGCGGCCACGGGCATCATCGCGGGCGCGAGCACGTTCCTCGAGTCGACGTGGTCGTACGTCTCGTCGGTCTCGCGATTTAATACGCCGAAGTACCTGACCTCGCGCGACTGGCGGGTCGTCTTCACCGTCGGGATCGTCGCCGGCGCGGCCGCCTACGCGCTGACGCTCGGGGCCGGCGGCTGGACGACTGACGTCCAGTTGTGGCGGCTGTTCGTCGGCGGGGTTCTGGTCGGCGTCGGGACTCGCGTCGGCAAGGGCTGTACGTCGGGACACGGCGTCTGTGGCGTCGGCTCGGGGTCGAACACCTCCTTCGTGAACGTCGCGACGTTCCTGGCGTTCGCGATCGGCACCGCACAGCTGGTCGCCGCACTGGGGGTGAGCCCATGA
- a CDS encoding sulfurtransferase TusA family protein, which translates to MTQEFTTTETLDVRGENCPMPVVKTRQAVDDLDSGEVLEVLATDPGSESDLGGWADSTDGVALLEQDQTEMDGETVYTHYVRTE; encoded by the coding sequence ATGACACAGGAGTTCACCACGACCGAGACGCTCGACGTGCGAGGCGAGAACTGTCCGATGCCGGTCGTCAAGACCAGGCAGGCCGTCGACGACCTCGACAGCGGCGAGGTGCTCGAGGTGCTGGCGACCGACCCGGGCAGCGAGAGCGACCTCGGCGGCTGGGCCGACTCGACAGACGGTGTCGCGCTGCTGGAGCAGGACCAGACCGAGATGGACGGCGAGACCGTCTACACTCACTACGTGCGCACCGAGTGA
- a CDS encoding DsrE/DsrF/DrsH-like family protein, with protein MSTDSQSADDGAPPSREALQERIEQLEAQIADLESDDSKQMSIIATKGSLDMAYPPLILASTAAAFGWEVTVFHTFWGLDILHEDRSKDLKVSAVGNPSMPMPNAIGAFPGGDRLATWYMNREIEDNGTATIEELIDTSLEMGVELQACQMTADLFGYDTAEFYDGVTTDVGAATALQDMADADIQLLV; from the coding sequence ATGAGCACGGACAGTCAGTCCGCTGACGACGGAGCACCACCGTCGCGTGAGGCGCTACAGGAGCGCATCGAACAGCTCGAAGCACAGATAGCCGACCTCGAGAGCGACGACAGCAAGCAGATGTCGATCATCGCGACGAAGGGATCGCTGGACATGGCTTACCCACCGTTGATTCTGGCGAGCACGGCCGCGGCGTTCGGCTGGGAGGTGACGGTCTTTCACACGTTCTGGGGGTTGGATATCCTCCACGAAGACCGTTCCAAGGACCTGAAAGTCAGCGCCGTCGGCAACCCCAGCATGCCGATGCCCAACGCGATCGGTGCGTTCCCCGGCGGCGACCGGCTCGCGACGTGGTACATGAACCGCGAGATCGAGGACAACGGAACGGCGACGATCGAGGAACTGATCGACACGAGCCTCGAGATGGGCGTCGAGCTACAGGCGTGTCAGATGACCGCCGACCTGTTCGGCTACGACACCGCCGAGTTCTACGACGGCGTCACGACCGACGTCGGTGCCGCGACGGCGCTGCAGGATATGGCCGACGCTGACATCCAGTTGCTGGTGTGA
- a CDS encoding metal-dependent transcriptional regulator, whose protein sequence is MLSPEMEDYLKAIHEHQRETTGPVSTSTIAESMDVTPPTATSMMEKLEERGLVEREKYKGVRLTDEGETIATEVIRHHRLLETYLTDKLGFDWAAVHEEADRLEHHISEEFERRVAAQLDDPDVDPHGDPIPSDALEPLEECSGTALSECGEGDTVEVTRVRDRDPDELEYLSEVGIEPGTTLAVVDTPPIGLIEVELESETRVSLPEHVAATIRVTGATSATND, encoded by the coding sequence ATGCTCAGCCCCGAGATGGAGGATTACCTCAAGGCGATCCACGAACACCAGCGCGAGACGACGGGGCCGGTGTCGACATCGACGATCGCCGAGAGCATGGACGTGACCCCGCCGACGGCCACGAGCATGATGGAGAAACTCGAGGAACGCGGGCTGGTCGAGCGCGAGAAGTACAAGGGCGTCCGGCTCACCGACGAGGGCGAGACGATCGCGACCGAGGTGATCCGCCATCACCGCCTGCTGGAGACGTATCTCACCGACAAGCTCGGCTTCGACTGGGCGGCGGTCCACGAGGAGGCCGACCGGCTCGAACACCACATCTCCGAGGAGTTCGAGCGCCGCGTCGCCGCACAGCTTGACGATCCCGACGTCGATCCCCACGGCGATCCGATCCCCAGCGACGCGCTGGAGCCGCTCGAGGAATGCAGCGGGACGGCCCTCAGCGAATGTGGCGAGGGTGACACGGTCGAGGTGACCCGCGTCCGGGACCGCGACCCGGACGAACTCGAATACCTCTCCGAGGTCGGGATCGAGCCCGGCACGACGCTGGCTGTCGTCGACACCCCGCCGATCGGATTGATCGAGGTCGAACTCGAGAGCGAGACGCGGGTCTCGCTGCCGGAACACGTGGCCGCGACGATCAGAGTGACCGGGGCCACGTCAGCTACCAACGACTGA
- a CDS encoding MTH865 family protein, which produces MVDTDDLREQFIDAFEGADYPIASPMDLVPALPDGPGTTFESGEFSMTAMELNTKLGSGNFPYDDVESFVDDVMAQLDDQDLL; this is translated from the coding sequence ATGGTAGATACTGACGACTTGCGCGAACAGTTCATCGACGCCTTCGAGGGCGCGGACTACCCGATTGCAAGTCCAATGGACCTGGTACCGGCACTGCCGGACGGACCGGGGACGACCTTCGAGTCGGGCGAGTTCTCGATGACGGCGATGGAGTTGAACACGAAACTCGGCAGCGGGAATTTTCCCTACGACGACGTAGAGTCGTTCGTCGACGACGTGATGGCCCAACTCGACGACCAGGACCTGCTGTAG
- a CDS encoding ArsR/SmtB family transcription factor encodes MPELEDERFYEAHADFCSVCANANRLKILDLLKNGEQYSVSDIERHTGISQSTVSQHLKLMRDRGIVTRERDGVNNYYAVADDRIVEGVETIREVVKEQVEN; translated from the coding sequence ATGCCCGAACTCGAAGACGAGCGCTTCTACGAGGCACACGCGGATTTCTGCAGCGTCTGCGCCAACGCGAATCGACTGAAGATACTCGATCTGCTGAAGAACGGCGAGCAGTATTCCGTCTCCGATATCGAGCGCCACACCGGAATCTCCCAGTCGACGGTTTCCCAGCACCTCAAACTCATGCGCGATCGAGGCATCGTTACCCGCGAACGCGACGGTGTGAACAACTACTACGCTGTCGCCGACGACCGCATCGTCGAGGGCGTCGAGACGATTCGCGAAGTCGTCAAAGAACAGGTCGAAAACTGA
- a CDS encoding DUF373 family protein has translation MLLVLCIDLDDDVGRKTGIETPVVGRDAVEDAAVEFATADPEDSDLNVLFEGLHIYDDLSAEEDESIEIAAVTGLEGSDVAANRAVGEELDEVLARLSTGEDVRVLLVTDGAQDESVVPVIRSRVEIDGVRRVVVRQAQDLESMYYTIKQVLDDPETRGTILVPLGIVLLIYPLAVLADLLGMQGDVFGLVSGLLGLYLLSRGFGLGERLDGVVDRLLSGLYAGRVTLVTYLVAGVLLLIGSASGYQTLQTVQADGDPLGVIEVVAAVIAGAIQWFAAAGVTSSLGRVTDEYLSGTFEWRYLNAPFYIVSIAAILHAVSVYFLEYDYATLSYLALILTGGTLLGLTSTLAFAVAESRFGKRTDPT, from the coding sequence ATGCTGCTGGTGCTGTGCATCGACCTCGACGACGACGTGGGCCGCAAGACCGGCATCGAGACGCCGGTCGTCGGCCGCGACGCCGTCGAGGACGCAGCCGTCGAGTTCGCCACCGCGGACCCCGAGGACAGCGACCTCAACGTCCTCTTCGAGGGGTTGCACATCTACGACGATCTCAGCGCCGAAGAGGACGAGAGCATCGAGATCGCGGCAGTCACCGGGCTCGAGGGCAGCGACGTCGCGGCCAACCGCGCGGTTGGCGAGGAACTCGACGAGGTGCTGGCGCGGCTTTCCACGGGCGAGGACGTTCGCGTGCTGCTGGTCACCGACGGCGCACAGGACGAGAGCGTCGTGCCAGTGATCCGATCGCGGGTCGAGATCGACGGCGTCCGGCGGGTCGTCGTCAGACAGGCACAGGATCTGGAGTCGATGTACTACACCATCAAGCAGGTGCTTGACGACCCCGAGACTCGCGGGACGATCCTGGTTCCGCTGGGGATCGTGCTGTTGATCTATCCGCTCGCAGTGCTAGCGGATTTGCTGGGGATGCAGGGGGACGTGTTCGGACTCGTCTCAGGACTGCTCGGGCTGTATCTGCTCTCGCGTGGGTTCGGACTCGGGGAGCGTCTCGACGGCGTCGTCGATCGCCTCCTCTCGGGACTGTACGCCGGCCGCGTGACGCTGGTGACGTATCTCGTCGCGGGCGTGCTCCTGTTGATCGGAAGCGCCAGCGGGTATCAGACGCTCCAGACCGTGCAGGCCGACGGCGATCCGCTCGGCGTTATCGAGGTCGTCGCAGCAGTCATCGCGGGTGCGATCCAGTGGTTCGCCGCCGCCGGCGTGACCAGCAGTCTCGGGCGTGTCACCGACGAATACCTCTCGGGGACGTTCGAGTGGCGCTATCTCAACGCGCCGTTTTACATCGTCTCGATCGCGGCAATCTTGCACGCCGTCTCGGTGTACTTCCTGGAGTACGATTACGCCACCCTGTCGTATCTGGCACTGATACTCACCGGCGGGACGCTACTCGGGTTGACAAGCACGCTCGCGTTCGCGGTCGCCGAATCGCGGTTCGGCAAGCGAACCGATCCCACGTGA